Below is a genomic region from Dechloromonas denitrificans.
ACCCTTCGGAACACAGCAGCCTTTTCCTCACCAGTCGCCAGTACAAAAATAGACGACGATTGCGCTATAACGACCGGCGTGACCGTAATTCTCTCTCGCGGCTCTTTGCTACCCGTAACCGGAACAACCTTGCGAGATCGCTCAAAAAGCGCCTCATTACCTGAAAACAAGGAGGCAATGTGTCCGTCTTCGCCCACGCTAAGCAGCAAAACGTCAATTTTACTCGACAAGAGACTTTCATAGCGAAAAGATAGGCCTTCTCGATCCGCATCCTCAGCCTCGATACGGAATACCGAGCACCCCTCTGGAACACCCCGAGCAAACAAGGTCCGCATCGCCAAAGCATAATTACTGGCTGGATCGTCGGGCGGCACGCAACGCTCATCACCAAAGAAAAAGCTTACCGAGCGCAGTTCCTGAAAAGATGGCACATCGCGCC
It encodes:
- a CDS encoding 6-phosphogluconolactonase encodes the protein MSTLQFSVEDWARSAASVIQDAIQDICAEQGVCRVMLTGGRSAERLYAAWRDVPSFQELRSVSFFFGDERCVPPDDPASNYALAMRTLFARGVPEGCSVFRIEAEDADREGLSFRYESLLSSKIDVLLLSVGEDGHIASLFSGNEALFERSRKVVPVTGSKEPRERITVTPVVIAQSSSIFVLATGEEKAAVFRRVLAAPHDYVALPACLVKDAIWLLDTALSMDI